GTAAGCTGACGTTGCAGTTGTTGCAAACGTTGTTGCAGACGCTGCTTTTCGCTGTGGCTTGGCGTAAACAGGCTAGCTTGCAGGGCGGTGACACGTTTTTGGTGGTCAAGTACCAGCAAGGTTTCTGCCAGATAAAAGCAAAAATCTGGGCAACGTTGCTGCTGGCTCAGTGCGGGCAATGCTTCAAACCCAGCGACGAGATCGTAGGCGAACAGGCCGCCAAGGAACATGGCTTCACGCTCGTCTGCCGGGCAGGCAACCAGCGTCAGAATCTGGCGTAGGGCATCAAACACGGACAGCGAACGCAGGCGGGAATCTTCATCCTGCATGGCATCAGCCAGTGGAAAGGTGAGTTCACGACCATCCGGACGCGGCTGATTGATAATTTCCGCAGGCAGTGCGGCATCCAGGAGCGGTAACAGACTGACACCGTTTGCGGTTAATGCCTGAATGGAAACCTGCTGGCCGAGAGCGGTGATGCGCAGTGCGCTATCAATGATTAGCAGGCTTTTCAGATTTTCCTTGCTGTCGATTTCAGCCGACTCTAACAGCAATGTGGCAGGTCTGGCACCGCAGAGTTGATGAAAGATGGCGCTAGGGTCGTTACGGTAAACGGCCTCAGTACGCAGCAGTTCCAGTTTCGGTTGTGTTGTTTGCATTCTTGCTACCCGTTTAATGTTGTGCCCATCAAATAAAAAACCCGCTTAGCTAAGCGGGTCTGGGAATATCTGCATGTGTGATAACAGCGATGCGTGATTAGTCCACCCGCGATAGGGAAGCTCGCCACCAACCATGTTTCATCATTTTCTGCGTTGCCATTATCATCATCTCACTGTTCGTGTTCGGATTACTGCGCTGAACTTGCGTACTAGTTAACTGGTTCGAGGGTGAAATGTCAACACCTTCAATAGGATTATTTTATTACTCAGGGTCGCGGCAGGCATTACCCTTTTCTTTCTATTAATGGCATCATGCGGCCTTCGTATGATTCTTGTTAATAGGTTGGCTTGTGCCAGAAGATTCTCAACCGATGTCGTCATTCCCTCTTTATGATTTGCATAGCCATACTACTGCGTCTGATGGCTTGTTAACGCCGACGGCACTGGTCAATCGAGCGGTAGACATGCGGGTGAGCGTGCTGGCTATTACCGATCACGACACGACCGCCGGGCTCGAAGAAGCGCGGAATACGATTGCACAACAGGGATTGCCGCTAAGGCTAATCCCCGGCGTGGAGATCTCCACGCTGTGGGAAAATCACGAGATCCATATTGTCGGATTGGGGATGGATATTACCCATCCTGCATTAAGTGGATTGCTGCAACAGCAGGCGGATAACCGGCAGAGTCGGGCGGAACAGATTGCCGTGCGGCTGGAGAAATCCCGTATTCCCGATGCACTGGCTGGTGCACAGCGTCTGGCGACCGGCGGGCAGATTACACGGGCGCATTTTGCGCGTTATCTGATCGAGTTGGGTATCGCGGCGAATATGAATCAAGTGTTTAAAAAATATCTGGCGAAAGGCAAAACCGGCTATGTGCCGCCGCAGTGGTGCACCATTCCACAGGCGATCGAAGCAATTCATCTGTCCGGCGGTGTGTCGGTGTTGGCGCATCCTGGGCGTTACGATCTGACAGCCAAATGGCTAAAGCGTCTGTTAGCCATGTTTGCAGAAAGCGGCGGGATCGCAATGGAAGTCGCGCAATGCCAACAGGCGCCGGATGAACGGACACAGCTTGCTCGTTATGCGCGAGATTTCAACCTGATGGCATCGCAAGGATCGGATTTCCACCTGCCTTGCGCCTGGATTGAGCTGGGGCGTAAGCTATGGCTGCCTGCCGATGTCGAGCCGGTTTGGCATCATCCATTATTGGCCAATTAGCGGGACATTGCCTCGTAATGGCCTCGCTATCTCATGAAATAACAATCTTTTACCTCCGACACGTTCTATAATAACCCTATTGCATTATGACGCGGTGTGGGATGAGCAACGCCGCGCAATGCCAGACGCACGAGGTAGGGTCATGAGTCAGTTTTTCTATATTCATCCACAGAATCCGCAGCCACGATTAATCAACCAATCGGTGGAGTTTTTGCACAAAGGCGGGGTAATTGTTTATCCAACGGATTCCGGCTATGCGTTGGGCTGTATGCTGGGCGAAAAGAACGCGTTGGAACGTATCTGCCGGATTCGCGATCTGGGTAGCGATCATAACTTCACGCTGATGTGTCGCGATTTGTCCGAACTCTCGACATATGCGCATGTTGATAACTCGGCTTTTCGGTTGATTAAAAATAATACGCCGGGTAATTACACGTTTATTCTGAAAGCGACAAAAGAGGTGCCCCGTCGCTTAATGAATGAAAAACGCAAAACCATTGGCCTGCGCGTGCCGTCTAATCCGATTGCTCTGGATTTACTGGCCGCGTTGAATGAACCGTTGATGTCGACAACGCTGATGTTGCCGGGAAATGATTTCGCCGAATCCGATCCAGAAGAAATTCAGGATGAATTAGGAAAATTGGTGGATTTGATTATCCACGGCGGTTCCCTGGGTCAACAGCCGACGACGGTTATCGACTTGACCGAATCCGTGCCGCGCGTCGTCCGTGAAGGTACCGGTGATGTTACGCCGTTCTTATAACTAAGCGCTGCGACAAGCGGTAACAATGAGAATACAAATGGCGCGAAGATCGGTATAATCGCGCCAGCGTGGAATATTAGGTCTGATTTTTACGTAACTTGCTGAATTTTATCAGCTGTTATGACTCCCCCCGACGCCTGGGAAGGCGACACTAGAGGTTGCTCAATGAGCGAGAAGTTACAAAAAGTTCTGGCGCGCGCCGGACATGGCTCACGCCGCGAAATTGAAGGTATCATTCAGGCTGGACGCGTCAGCGTTGACGGTAAGGTTGCTACACTAGGCGATCGCGTTGAAGTGACGAAAGCCACCAAAATCCGCATTGATGGTCATGTGGTTACCGTTAAGGAAACCGAAGAAACCGTGTGTCGCGTACTGGTGTATTACAAACCAGAAGGCGAACTGTGCACCCGCAACGATCCTGATGGGCGTCCAACGGTGTTTGACCGTTTGCCGAAAATTCAGGGCTCCCGTTGGGTTGCCGTAGGGCGTTTGGATGTGAACACCTCCGGTCTGCTGCTGTTCACGACCGACGGGGAACTGGCCAATCGCCTGATGCACCCCAGCCGTGAGGTTGAGCGCGAATATGCCGTGCGGGTCTTCGGTGTTGTTGACGACGAAAAGATCAAACAACTGAGTAAAGGCGTACAGCTGGAAGACGGTCCTGCATCATTCCGCACTATCCGCTATCAGGGCGGTGAAGGTCTGAATCAGTGGTATAACGTGACGCTGACCGAAGGACGTAACCGTGAAGTTCGCCGTCTGTGGGAAGCGGTTGGCGTGCAGGTTAGTCGCTTGATTCGCGTGCGTTATGGCGATATTACCTTGCCAAAAGGCATCCCTCGTGGCGGCTGGGCAGAAATGCCGCTTGAACAGCTGAACTATCTGCGTGAGTTAGTGCAACTCCCGGTAGAAACCGTATCGAAACTGCCGGTTGAGCGTGAGCGCCGTCGGGTGAAAGCGAACCAGATCCGCCGTGCAGTAAAACGTCACAGCCAGATCAACAGTGCTCCGGCACGTCGCACATCGCCAAAGC
The window above is part of the Pectobacterium araliae genome. Proteins encoded here:
- the rnm gene encoding RNase RNM, with amino-acid sequence MPEDSQPMSSFPLYDLHSHTTASDGLLTPTALVNRAVDMRVSVLAITDHDTTAGLEEARNTIAQQGLPLRLIPGVEISTLWENHEIHIVGLGMDITHPALSGLLQQQADNRQSRAEQIAVRLEKSRIPDALAGAQRLATGGQITRAHFARYLIELGIAANMNQVFKKYLAKGKTGYVPPQWCTIPQAIEAIHLSGGVSVLAHPGRYDLTAKWLKRLLAMFAESGGIAMEVAQCQQAPDERTQLARYARDFNLMASQGSDFHLPCAWIELGRKLWLPADVEPVWHHPLLAN
- a CDS encoding L-threonylcarbamoyladenylate synthase — its product is MSQFFYIHPQNPQPRLINQSVEFLHKGGVIVYPTDSGYALGCMLGEKNALERICRIRDLGSDHNFTLMCRDLSELSTYAHVDNSAFRLIKNNTPGNYTFILKATKEVPRRLMNEKRKTIGLRVPSNPIALDLLAALNEPLMSTTLMLPGNDFAESDPEEIQDELGKLVDLIIHGGSLGQQPTTVIDLTESVPRVVREGTGDVTPFL
- the rluB gene encoding 23S rRNA pseudouridine(2605) synthase RluB produces the protein MSEKLQKVLARAGHGSRREIEGIIQAGRVSVDGKVATLGDRVEVTKATKIRIDGHVVTVKETEETVCRVLVYYKPEGELCTRNDPDGRPTVFDRLPKIQGSRWVAVGRLDVNTSGLLLFTTDGELANRLMHPSREVEREYAVRVFGVVDDEKIKQLSKGVQLEDGPASFRTIRYQGGEGLNQWYNVTLTEGRNREVRRLWEAVGVQVSRLIRVRYGDITLPKGIPRGGWAEMPLEQLNYLRELVQLPVETVSKLPVERERRRVKANQIRRAVKRHSQINSAPARRTSPKPKRNG